One genomic window of Hyperolius riggenbachi isolate aHypRig1 chromosome 7, aHypRig1.pri, whole genome shotgun sequence includes the following:
- the LOC137525321 gene encoding olfactory receptor 1G1-like, which translates to MYLFLCNLSCIDLCFTTIIVPNLLYILVSGDNTMSLTQCCIQIYFFFTADCAEVMVLVLMAYDRYVAICHPLHYHHILNKDKCMLVILLIWISACVNSSFFISSTFKLVFCSSRTVHQFFCDAKALINISCGGTFMFYIVIYVECLLYGLVPVVCNLMSYLKIIRVILLITPKEGRHKAFSTCLSHLIIMVIYYGSGGSVYLMPKSDRYSVLEQILTVFFTTVVPMMNPLIYSLRNTEVKSSLRKLVTQFLQDYAH; encoded by the coding sequence ATGTATCTGTTCCTCTGTAACTTGTCCTGTATTGATTTGTGTTTTACAACTATTATTGTTCCCAATCTCCTCTACATCCTGGTCTCTGGTGACAACACGATGTCCCTCACACAGTGCTGCATCCAGATCTATTTTTTCTTTACGGCAGACTGTGCTGAGGTCATGGTTCTAGTTCTGATGGCATATGATCGATATGTTGCCATTTGTCACCCTTTACATTACCACCACATTCTCAACAAAGATAAATGTATGCTAGTCATTCTGCTCATCTGGATCTCTGCCTGCGTAAACTCATCTTTCTTTATATCGTCTACCTTTAAACTGGTCTTCTGCTCCTCCCGTACTGTTCACCAATTCTTCTGTGATGCCAAAGCTCTGATAAACATCTCCTGTGGTGGTACGTTTATGTTCTATATAGTCATCTATGTAGAATGTTTGTTATATGGATTGGTCCCAGTTGTATGCAACTTGATGTCATATTTAAAGATTATCAGGGTTATTCTTCTTATTACACCCAAGGAAGGAAGACATAAAGCCTTCTCCACCTGCTTATCACACCTCATCATCATGGTCATCTACTATGGGTCAGGTGGATCTGTATATCTGATGCCAAAATCGGACCGCTACAGTGTGTTGGAACAGATCCTGACAGTATTCTTTACAACAGTGGTGCCGATGATGAACCCTCTCATATACAGTCTGCGGAACACGGAGGTGAAGAGTTCTTTGAGAAAATTGGTGACTCAATTCTTACAGGATTATGCACATTAA